From Anopheles arabiensis isolate DONGOLA chromosome 3, AaraD3, whole genome shotgun sequence, a single genomic window includes:
- the LOC120902243 gene encoding uncharacterized protein LOC120902243, whose amino-acid sequence MASSARRKVKAKLQVSVVVILFLGTLLGESVKGSEDEQPVISYINREAAGKKILPDFASVQLGDSVPEQYRAAANRFAQLWKEHVTGIKGYDTVKDIPFTLIVPDKINESLFDGNEPKIREFLLEHVVPGALVEVKDQNTYLNLNQHPVHVNLSCFDMLMAYEINQSAKVLTKRNITENLSLVFIVGNLTESDVHSSSINKFNKRNIQETNRYNEPQRLEMKNFTKELASGKENRIGQHLMNFLAGMKSGTKVFQHFLSSSNLSHLMDDSSYMVFIPSDTAFQRWHPIDWGFYPFSVQEFTETVLRNHFVRTKQPLRMADLRTIQGEQRFKTLGGEYIVLKNKPSPNVNNVSVISDYTLSNGIEIFVISEVLFVSEAVVSRLHQMHKDKETPPLLAFPWFGAQFLSHSFLALERDTRFTQITRFLNTAEIAQFISGSNYTFFVPTDEAFERYSFDLLPDSVLASEKGIKMLLNHFIRGRLYDRDLKDGEVIDTIGGMPVKIQRTFENTVRVNSARIVESEVFVYNLGTMFYIDDVLYPDLLKDEVKAITDLKNVDRNVPDGIGASDAYTTEQNPPMTDRSTTTTFRSLYGLLTTNADVELVPLEVTESSKRNSDEDSAQFQDDEIITPKALPVRYFYNPKK is encoded by the exons ATGGCCAGCAGTGCTAGACGGAAAGTCAAGGCTAAGTTGCAGGTTAGCGTGGTTGTCATTCTTTTCCTTGGAACTTTGCTTGGAGAAAGTGTGAAAGGAAGTGAAGATGAGCAGccggtcatcagttacatCAATCGTGAGGCAGCGGGAAAGAAAATTTTACCCGATTTTGCATCGGTTCAACTAGGCGACAGTGTTCCCGAGCAGTATCGCGCAGCGGCAAACAGATTCGCACAACTGTGGAAGGAACACGTGACCGGAATCAAAGGATACGATACAGTTAAAG ACATACCTTTTACGCTCATAGTACCGGACAAAATTAACGAAAGCCTATTCGACGGCAATGAACCCAAAATACGAGAATTCTTGCTCGAGCACGTAGTTCCCGGGGCGCTGGTGGAGGTGAAAGATCAAAATACTTACCTTAATTTAAACCAGCATCCTGTTCATGTGAATCTGTCCTGCTTTGACATGCTCATGGCGTACGAGATAAACCAAAGCGCTAAAGTACTCACCAAGCGCAATATTACCGAGAATCTTAGTCTGGTGTTTATTGTCGGCAATTTGACAGAGTCGGATGTTCACAGCTCCTCCATAAATAAGTTTAATAAACGAAACATCCAGGAAACAAACCG CTATAACGAACCGCAACgattggaaatgaaaaattttaCCAAGGAGCTTGCGTCAGGCAAAGAGAATCGAATTGGACAACATTTAATGAACTTCCTAGCCGGCATGAAGTCGGGAACCAAAGTCTTCCAGCACTTTCTCTCTAGCTCCAACCTTAGCCATCTTATGGACGACAGCTCCTATATGGTTTTCATCCCATCCGATACGGCCTTCCAGCGATGGCACCCGATAGACTGGGGCTTTTATCCCTTCAGCGTTCAAGAGTTTACTGAAACTGTTCTGCGAAATCACTTTGTACGTACAAAGCAACCCCTGCGCATGGCGGATCTACGGACAATCCAGGGAGAACAGAGGTTCAAAACTCTTGGCGGAGAGTACATTGTACTTAAGAATAAAC CATCACCAAATGTGAATAATGTTTCCGTAATATCGGACTACACGCTTTCGAATGGCATCGAAATTTTTGTAATATCCGAAGTTCTCTTCGTTTCCGAGGCTGTGGTATCACGATTACATCAG ATGCACAAAGACAAAGAAACACCACCACTGTTGGCTTTCCCTTGGTTTGGAGCTCAGTTTTTATCACATTCCTTCCTGGCACTGGAACGCGACACACGGTTCACTCAAATCACCCGGTTTCTCAACACTGCCGAAATTGCACAGTTCATTTCTGGCTCAAATTATACTTTCTTCGTCCCAACTGATGAAGCGTTCGAACGCTACAGCTTTGATCTACTTCCGGACAGCGTGCTAGCCTCAGAAAAGGGCATCAAGATGCTGCTGAACCATTTCATTCGCGGCCGGTTATACGATCGCGATCTAAAGGATGGAGAGGTGATTGACACGATTGGAGGAATGCCTGTCAAGATACAACGCACGTTCGAAAACACGGTGCGTGTCAATTCGGCCCGTATTGTAGAGTCAGAAGTATTTGTCTACAATCTGGGAACGATGTTTTACATCGATGACGTGCTCTATCCGGATCTTCTAAAGGATGAAGTTAAAGCGATCAcagatttaaaaaatgtgGACCGCAATGTGCCAGATGGTATTGGTGCTAGTGATGCATACACAACGGAACAAAACCCTCCAATGACCGATCGATCGACAACCACCACCTTCCGATCGCTCTACGGATTGCTAACGACCAATGCCGATGTGGAGTTGGTACCATTGGAAGTTACTGAATCCAGCAAACGCAACAGTGACGAAGATAGTGCTCAGTTTCAGGACGATGAAATCATTACGCCCAAAGCGCTGCCCGTAAGATATTTTTACAACCCCAAGAAGTAA